The window TGAGCTCGAACAGAGCTCTAAAACCTTTGCCTAGATTTTGGACGACCCACAGCCTGAAAACTAGGTCGACTCGACCCGCAATCCAAAACCCAGCAACCGGCCCAACCCAGCAACCCAAAACCCAGATCTTACCCGACCCGGACCTGATTCCCAGATTTTGATGGTCAACACGTGGGTCGCGTGTGGAGGGCTATCATGGCCAGCACATGGAGCACACATGCCTCAGTTGAAGGTACTGTGCTCCGCAGCCGTCCGCGGTGGTACCAGCGACTTTCCAACCAACTTTTCTGGTAACACATCTCGGCATTTGGCGACACATGCTATGGCGTGTGGCCTCTCGGGCCGTCGCCCTGTGGCGGCGTGTGGGGGAATCCACCTCTTAGGTTTTTTGACATCCTGAATTATGACgtctgttttcccaaattcaatcgttttagtAAAGTTTTATTCATtggtccctttatgtgcttaggttcGTTTGTTGGGACGACCCCATCCTCTCTAGTTTGCTTGGCTCTTCGACGACGGAGTATCCGCgagtggaccccttccaaaatgcatgatttaattactagaaatgcatacatgaaaaacatgatttttatgactacgttttatgaaatgttGATGAGTAAATCAAATGTACGCTTCttgaaatatcatgctttattgaatttatttttttatgcttACTTAGTggatattaatttatatatgccttcgggcgGGTGATGTAGGGCCTTCGGACgaatgatacttatatatgcCTTCAGGCAAGCGATGTAGGGCCTACAAGCAGAatatttatatatgccttcgTGCGGGTGATGTAAGGCCTATTGGTGGAAGATTTACATATGCCTTCGAGCGGGTGATGTAGGGCCTTCGGGTGGAAGATTTATATATGCACGACAGATCACTCGGTCCATAAGATTTACTTTCCTAGAAGAGGAAGGTCATGACACATAATGAATCCATACTTGATccttgtctcaaatcatttccatctcatgagattaatccggattactcccgagacttAAAGTTCTTAGTTCAGTATACTAATTTGGATGAGataatggaattggaatgagattatcatcgatgtTGTTTTCATTTGTATGGTAGCTACCGACTTAAATAAAAAGTGACGATATCAAATCATCACCGTTGAttagtgacaacgtagaactgattggacaaccaaAATTACAATCTAGGTTAAGCCAAAGTGTGTTTGGACCCATAGTTCCTATACTacccaaggtaaccctgttgtgttacgtaatgagatgaatgaaatattgCAATATAATGCACGCCTTATggcgcaaggtttctctcaagcGCTCTATGATTGAGTGCAGCATTATGAAGTGTGGTTAGTGTTTCTCCATAAGGATATTGATACAGAGATCTACATGTAAGTTcttgaagaattacatggactggttcaaatagttccaaacgaCAGAACACCTTCTCAACTCGTTTGAGGTGTTCACTTACGAATTGAAGCAATCcgacggatgtggtatacccgtctgagtgattatttgatcagttagggatataaattatgcccttgcgtgttaaactatgaagtcttattctaaATTGTTAGAGTTATAGTTTATGTCAAATGACATAAATCTCACAAAGACTCTAGAAGAGCTTGCCTTGCACCTGAAgacggaatttgagatgaaggatcttgggaaaacttgtTTATGCCTTGACCTAAAGTTCAAATTTTGTTCTTACGGTACTTTGATCTACTAGTCGAACTACACCTCGAAGGTGTTACCTTTTAAGTATACATATGATCTTCATACGCTATATGCAAATGAGCTTGAAGAGGTTAAGGAATCCGAAGTTCCATATTTGAGTTCGACTCtgcgctttgttgtacttagctcattgtattagATAGGACATCTCCTTCGATGTTGATCTATTAGTAAAGATGCAGCATCATGCCTACACGCATCcattgaattggtattaaaacgTTTCTGACTACTCCGAAGGTACTATGGATTTTGGCTAATTACAATGCATCCCAAGCGGATCTGAACCCCTTGATCTTGGGAATGATGCTTAccttgtttgttatgttgacgatagttacttatcaaaccaGCACAAAACACATCaacaaatggttatgtctttactatGAGGGATATTGCAATATCTTGGAGCTCCACGATGTGACCTTCGTTACGAAATCTTCGAaccgttccaagactcacctcacttcacttcGCCACATGTGAGACATGGTTGAGAGCTCTTGTTgggcatattcgaagtacttgatGTTTTCATCCATTGTTGAGTCCCGACGACAATCCATGAACACTATGCCGCATGTATCCATttgaccaagacatgatacatcaacgaagtcaacaccaagacatattgcATCTACATCACATCGGCAAAGCATCAAGAGATTGAAGTTATGCAAGCTGATCCCAAACAACCTTGCCAACCTCTACATAATGTCAGTGCTGAAGTCAACCTTCTAAAAGCTTGTTCAAGAAATTGTTATGCTTAACTATTCATATGTAATGCttatagttctcatttggaagttctgtcaaattcaaggggagtatccagaagtatactcacttgatcttaatgtactttttccCCTATacttaggagcatttttcccactgggtttttgctacctaactaggttttgacaaGGCACCCATCCAGGGCTTGTCATACCCTTGAGAGCTATTCTACTTACGTCCAGAAgatgtatagttttgacttaatgcaacttcacacttttctccttagtctatgggtttttatcccaccttaggttttaccatagcgaggctttgtgagttttaccttttatgcattcttcagttgatttgagactcgcattcgctcaCTATGctgacgacttcatcaactgtacttacttcatcgctgaagacctgatgcgctatttagttgagtatttacacactcaagggggagtgttgcagtcctattagattaaggatgtgattgtgtaaatcataaCATATCTAGGATATCCTTATGGGATTCTATCATATCTCTTAGgctagatattatcctattagagttgtaatcctattagggtaaggaatttaccttccctactactataaataaagacacaatggggtgatataacacacacctcacaattacacatctctctctttctctctactgtTCCagaccccctctctctctctagcctccataattgttcagtaaattacgCCTACaacataaacaacaaaaactattgcttctagttaaatttattgatgatttaaccaaattctgtaaaaatatatgcttatgtaaatatatatatatatatatatatatatgaatataccacCTTAATAATTTGTGTGCTCCCAATTTTTAAGACCTTGGACGATTGCCCAGCTTGCCCTAGGCCAGGGTCGGCACTGGATTGAAGAAGTCCATATGGAGTATGTGTGTGAAATCCATTAAAAATactatgaaaattttatttgaaaccctgtaatcttgttctacacccaacgtaaatttttaatttgcaatgtCTTTATTACCTTTTTGTACaattaccatcaagtacaagatgaaaccaacaataaaaaatgtttatcaataaacccacaccCAACAAGATGATTAACAATGAAAAGTATTTATCCATAAGCCCATACCCAATAATCAAACCTAACTATCATGTAGTCTTTCTTCTACGTTCTATTCTAACAAAAATCATAAGATGCTTTCTTAGAGAAAAACAAGCTCTTCTTGACGGATGGAtgctaattttgaagttttggatCCTCCAATTAAGGTATgagccacttaatactacggtcgaGTAGCATTtctattcacttgtaagtgagaggtcttggattcgattttcaccaaagacaaatttgaaccatattattgctagcccattgtgagccTAATTCCACCcactcccccttagtgtagattaaATCGTTTGTGAATTGATTCATGCAATTGATTCATGCAAGTTTTTCATTGTTTGGCTTCAATTACTTTATGAACCCTAAGAAAAAATGTAGCCAATGTCTAAGAAGCTCTCTTGCACATGCTTCACTCAATGTTCCATCGCTTAGTGTTAAAAGCTTTCACTTTAGGAATTTAGTTTGTCCtattatttgtattatctcTCTAATAAGAGTAGAATTTATCAACACATGTGGGTCCCAACTCTATTAGAAAGATAGTATAAATAATGGTGCAAATAGTTTGTCAATtcattaaaaagtaaaatgacgGGTGAGAAACTAATTTGACgaggtaatgctagggagactaaatttgcaaactaaattatgtgtcactGATGGAACTAAACATGtatatcaacgcttaagtaataattcaattatcaactttcatatcatttagtttacaaaatttagtctccttagcattccTCGTATAatttcaccaataaaaaataagaatgctaaccaacacttaaataataatcaaatcatcagcttccatgtcatttagttcacaaaatttagtctccctaacattacccatttgaaaaaattacaaatcaaTGACATACTCAACCAGGTCTCCTTCAACAACTACACATCGGCACCTACCAACTCTAAGCCCAACCACGCCCCCTCCCTTGACTCTATTGCCCATCACTTCCGTTCCCCAAGCACCCTAAATTTCCCCGATTCTCCTCCCCTTCAAGCCCAACACTTAATACTGATGGGGACATCAATGCCAATCATTGAAGTTCTGGGAAATTGGGTTCCCTtaaagcatctccaaaggaaatGTCAAAATCCTAGGCGGAATGCCACTGTGCATATTTGAGATCAAAACTCTCTCCAACCGAAGTGTTATTTGCTTACTGGATTTGAAggcttagagcatctccaaaggaaatgtcaaattcaaaacatcaaattttaatttgatggCTAACTTGGCAATTTGACATATTGTCAATATTTTTTCCTTCCACCCGATATGCCAAAATTTATtgattcatttatatatatatttttttaacaaaaataataaaagttgggttgttattggtttaaaaataataaaatatacttAAATATGCTAGCATTTAAGGTAAGGTAAGTAGAATGCATTTGGAAATAGCAAAAATCATATTTAAGGGCagcttcaaatttgacatctctttgtCCATGTCAGCTTAGTCTTCTTTTTCATGTCAACTTTGACATCTCGGTTAGAGTAAGTGATATGTCATTTGTTActgttatatgtatatgtggcATTTTTTACATCTCATTTGGTGATggtcttagaccatctccaaaggagatggatatgtcaaattttgaacataaaatttaaattttgacagcTTATGTGAcactttgacatcttttaaagttttCTTCTCTAaccaatatgtcaaattaaattattattttattattttataaaagaaattattaaactaattaaaatttaataaatgacAATTAAAGTTTAATCAGTAATCTATTCACCTTCCTtaattgaaaagaagaaaaaagtaggATAATTGCATCGGTCAACTcaacattaattataataaatggttaaactaattaaaaaaaatacatttaataattaataaaaaaaatatttgaagctactgtcaaatttgatagcaacCTTTTGTACTACCAATCCATGTCATCGCCACATAGGATTTGACACTTCAGTTGGAGAATATTAGTGTGGtctttttttactattatagCTGATGTATACATTTTGGcatcaatgtcaaatttatgtttaattcattttaatggtGGGTTCCTTAATCTACtaacatttcaaccaataaaacttttgtttcaacatttttttaataattacaaccatttaaagttctatttaaataataaaataacatttgacaGTTCGGTTGGAAAAgtacaaaatttgacataagacTTTAGATTGCCACATCAACTATATATTGTAATTTGACTCTTATAATTTAACATCTTATTTGAAGATGgggttagaccatctccaaaggagatttcaaattttgaacctaaaatttaaatttgacagcttatgtggcattttgacatattttcatatttttctctccacccgatatgtcaaattaaactattattttattacatttttttttcttaatttctgtcttatactttaaattttacatataaataattCATAATAAAAGTCATATTAATTTCTGAGCCTTCAAAGCATCAGCGTCGAACTGTAATTCGAACCCCCCACCTTTCATGGTGTTTAAGTTAAGCTCCATGGCGGGTGGGTCTTCTTCGTTGAGAATCTGGGTGGGGAGCCAAAACGCATGGTCGTCTAACGTATCAGCCATATGGGTAATCCTTGAAATAGTTGAGAAGAGCAtagagagagagcagagagaTAGAGTGAAGTGGAGAAAATAGTAGAGAGAgtggggtttgatgggtttgaGATATGGGGGTTTTGCTGCTTGGTGAAGGTATAATAATGGCGAAGCCAGCTGGGTTTGATGGTCCTACAGAAAGACTTAAAGGGACCCAGCAGATATAGAGAAGCAGAGGTTAGTGAGAAGGAGAAAACAGAGGAGGAAGATATCTCTGGGACGATGACAGGCTTTATTGAAAGTTGAGAGGAAGCCCCTAATAAATGACATTAAAGTATTAATAAAAGAAGTTCaataattagtaaaaaaaaatttgaagcttgtatcaaatttgacagcaagtCCTTTTGTTGTcattccatgtcatgccacaaTGAATTTGGCATTTCGGTTGGAAACAATTAGTGGCTatctttttttactgttatagctTATGTGAACAATTTGATATCttttttgaagatgctcttataatttatttttcgtCTTTAAATCTCTTTACTGTTGTAAAATCAACggtgtgtgtgcagtggaataaataaaacaagacacaaaatttacgagattcctttacagtcagtgtgactggagtacgtcatcgggcagcagtgatgctttcattataatttggaataacAGGAGTACAAAGACAACTCTatgtattctctcctctcctcttcctcttttttttttctttgctctCTATTGAAAGCATacagagtgctctatttatagagcaactccaagcgcacatctttgacaatataATCTTTCTTCATCTCCCAAGTCAAGATTAATTTTATGGGCATTGAAAATCTACCCAATGTCTTCAGTTtctatgtgggcattcatttCCCACTATTATTTTCAACATTTACCCAATTCGTTCCAAACtttcgtttttttcttttgaattctaattttttttttttgtttttttgtttttgttttgttgtatttCCCCATGTAAAGAGACGGGATTTTGTCAAAAAGAAGATACTTCCTCTTTGAGGACAAATCTGATCAAATGCGTTTGCATCATTATGGTCAATATAGAAATTGTCACCTCATTCTTGTATTGTAAgcaatttcatttgtttttgctTATCATATACATCCAGTcaaaaattataaacaatatcGTATACAAATGCAACACAAACTCTGTCGAAAAGGAAAAGTTCAACGTGGAGAATATTAAATGATTTGACCAATTAGAAATTGGAGGCTATGTAACTATGATACAATGTTGTACGTACGTTAGTCTAAAATTTGAATTAGatatttagtcttcctagcttACTCTTTCAACATTCTCTAAAGAAGAGGAAGACTGAACTTATAACATTCAATGATTAGCACAACTATTATATACTACTATACATTGTACACACAATTTTCTTAGAAACTGAGACGAAgaattatatacatatagagGGGAAGGGACTCTATCACGTCTTTTACACTGGATTAGAAATGAGTTTGATTCTTATTTTTGAGTTTAATATATTGAACTTATAAGTGTAGTTTCTACACAAATGACTCACGGTGATTTCAATGTAACAAAAGTGTAATCActcataaaacaaaaagaaagagtaGTTGAAAAATTAAAGTCAAGGAGATGATCAAGGACTACAAAATTTCCTACCTTCCACGCTGTTTCCAATATGAAGAACATGTCAAACTGTTAGTAGATAGAACTCGATATATGATTTGACCAATTAGAAATTGGAGGATATATGATTTGACCAATTAGAAATTGGAGGCTATGTAACTATGATACAATGTTGTACGTACATTAGtctaatagaaaataagcatatTAAATAATgcttaataataatttaatatgaagAACATGTCAAACTGTTAGTAGATAGAACTCGATATATGAATTATTTAAGGACagagagagagtgatagagagagGAAGATGCCCAGTAATTTAATTTGTTCAACCGAGTTTGATTATGTCTTATTTAGCACAGTTGACCAAAAAAAGCTCAGAAACTATATAACGAAGCTGAAGCGGAAAGCAATCAAACAAAACCAACATTTCATCAACTTCAAAAATTTAGTCTGCAGTTCCAAGACAGAAATGGCTGAGCATTTACAGAGAAATCACGGTGTCGTTTTTAAATCGGCGGTGGCTCTGTTGGTATGTGTTCTGTGCTTGATTATTGAGGTTCCAGTTGTGGAGGGTAGAATTAGGCATTACAAATGGGAGCTCAAGTACGAGTACAAGTCCCCTGACTGCTTCAAGAAACTGGTTATAACCGTCAATGGATTAAGTCCTGGACCGACCATACGTGCCCAGCAGGGCGACACAATCATCGTTGAGGTTACTAACAGTCTCGGGACAGAAAATACCGCCATACATTGGCACGGAATCCGACAGGTACGTACCTAGCTAGTACACACACAATCATcggttttgtttgatttttcgtGTCTAGGTGTTAATTCCTTTGCTTCTCCTTAAGTTTCTCTCGTGACGTCGAGGTGTCGTTTGAAAGAAATAGAAAACAACGTGACTGGTTTGTGTATATTTGTGTTTTATGTTGCAGATTGGAACACCGTGGTATGATGGAACCGAAGGGGTGACTCAGTGTCCAATACTGCCTGGAGATACCTTCAAATATCAGTTTGTGGTTGATAGGGTAAATAAAagttaattatattatatattatccATAGACTGTTGCTTCTTGTTCTTGAATTGGATTAAATATTATACTTGAATATAATAATGACTGATTCACatatataactaataaatttcaattaatttgcaGCCTGGGACATACCTGTACCATGCCCATTACGGAATGCAAAGAGAAGCTGGCATATACGGTTCAATCCGCGTAGCACTTCGAGATGGAGAATCCGAGCCCTTTGCTTACGATTATGATCGAAGCATCATACTCAACGACTGGTACCACAAAAGCACTTACGAACATGCCGTTGGGCTGTCCGCGCCCAATTCTAagtttgcctttgttggggaACCTCAGGTAATTACGTTACTGCATTCCTCTACAACCATATACATTCACTTTTATTTTGGTAACAAACGCTAATGATTTTTCCTTTTCGATCTGTATAAAATTTCAGTCGCTTCTGATACAAGGTAAAGGAAGATTCAACTGCTCTTCCCTGACCACTCCAAGCTTGGATCCCAGTGTTTGTAACGCAAGCAACCCCGAATGCTCTCCTTATGCAATGACAATGGTCCCCGGCAAAACTTACCGACTCAGAATTGCTAGCTTGACTGCTCTATCAGCCCTCAGTTTCGAAATAGAGGTAGTTTAATCAACCTTGATACATATAAGTACGTGAATTAATTGTGGCCTTAATTACTAGCATGTACTAAATTAACTTTAATTCTCGTCTCCATAATGCAGGGCCATAACATGACGGTGGTGGAAGCGGACGGGCATAACGTTGAGCCATTCGTCGTAAAGAACCTCTTCTTATATTCCGGTGAGACATACTCTGTGCTAGTAAAAGCAGACCAAGACCCTTCAAGAAACTATTGGATCACAACCAATGTGGTTAGCCGCAATGCCACCACGCCACCAGGTTTGGGCATTTTCAATTACTATCCAAACCATCCTCGGAGGTCTCCTCCATCCGTACCACCAGCAGGCCCTGCTTGGAACAACGTTCGCGCTCGACTGGATCAAAGTCTTGCCATTAAGGCACGCCAAGGCTTCATCCACACGCCTCCTGCAACTTCAGACAGAGTGATTGTCCTTCTCAACACACAAAACACCGTCAACGGCGTTGTCCGGTGGTCGGTGAACAATGTGTCCTTCAATCACCCTCACACGCCTTATCTGATTGCCCTCAAAGAGAATTTAACCGACACATTTGATCAAACACCTCCACCCGATGGGTATGACTTTGTAAATTACGACATTTACAAAGTACAAAACAACACAAATGGAACCACAAGCAATGGAATTTACAGGCTCAAGTTCAATACAACAGTGGACATAATACTGCAAAATGCAAACACCAGGAACCCAAACAACAGCGAGACGCATCCATGGCATCTTCACGGACACGATTTTTGGGTGCTCGGACACGGAGAGGGAAAGTTTGACATGTTCAATGACCCAAAAAAGTACAATTTGGTGAATCCAATCATGAAGAACACGGTGCCGGTTCATCTTTACGGATGGACAGCATTGAGGTTCAAGGCAGACAATCCAGGGGCGTGGGCGTTTCATTGCCACATAGAGTCTCATTTCTACATGGGAATGGGTGTGGTGTTTGAATCAGGCATCGATAAGGTGGGAAAACTGCCTTCCTCCATTATGGGCTGTGGTGAAACCAGAGGAGTCCGGCCATAGTCATTAGAACATTTGATTTGGGTGATCCGGTAAATATCACAAACAAAGAGGTTATAAGGAAAGGGGGAGATAATTAAGAAACAAATATAcatttttattgtaaaaatcCAGCTTAGGGATGAAATGTCCCAAAATTTTCAACTGTATTGTATTTGTACCTATATGTAAATCTTTACAGCTTGTTTTGAAAGGAAATGATTTCTGAACTCCTTTTAGTTCACTTCCcgcaaagtatttttttttttgttttatccattatatttaacaaataatgaaaattaagggaaaaaaaaaaaagggtgtgtaGAAAGCTTCTTCTTTTGAAAAGTGAATCCATGTTACCTATAACTTGATTTATCAATGTTCACacttcatttttattaaaggaAAATTTGACACACCTCAACTTGGATATCTAGGTGGACACCAAAATCAAAGTGTGATGGCCAATATCTGGGAGTGCACATTGCAGATATACCTATATGACAAATTATGTAATCATCAAAGCATAGCAATAGTGGAGTAAAAGTAAGAATATTCTCATCCTGGTAAGATGGATATTACACAACTACCAGAATTAAAACTTCCTACAGTTATTGGCTTGGATGTCAGAACCACCAATGAACCCTTGCTGACCATATAAATCCAGCTACGAACTCTTAGAGGgatgcaaaacagaaagtgtgagtgggcaaaaataaGGGTTTAATAAAACCTTGTTTTTCTTAACACAATATCTCTTCGCTGTAAAACCCACATAGTTTCCAAAATCATAATACATATAAGTATAAAAATCAAATACCGTATAAAACAATTAACTCCAAGTATACGGTAAACCACAATACCTcggtaatataaaataatatgctCGGCTCATGTCATACTGTGTAATAGTATGAAAATCAATTATcgtaaaatttcaatttttaaatgtaTAGTAAACCATAAGATCTCAACTATATAAAATAGCATGCTCATCACAATTATACAGACACACAATGCGATGCAGAATGTAGCTACATGGATCAGGCTAGGTATAATAATCTACGCTTAAGTATTACATACATATAAAGTTGGCACTAAGAAcatcacatatgagtcctaGTTGCCTATTGCAAAC of the Pyrus communis chromosome 1, drPyrComm1.1, whole genome shotgun sequence genome contains:
- the LOC137711997 gene encoding L-ascorbate oxidase-like; its protein translation is MPSNLICSTEFDYVLFSTVDQKKLRNYITKLKRKAIKQNQHFINFKNLVCSSKTEMAEHLQRNHGVVFKSAVALLVCVLCLIIEVPVVEGRIRHYKWELKYEYKSPDCFKKLVITVNGLSPGPTIRAQQGDTIIVEVTNSLGTENTAIHWHGIRQIGTPWYDGTEGVTQCPILPGDTFKYQFVVDRPGTYLYHAHYGMQREAGIYGSIRVALRDGESEPFAYDYDRSIILNDWYHKSTYEHAVGLSAPNSKFAFVGEPQSLLIQGKGRFNCSSLTTPSLDPSVCNASNPECSPYAMTMVPGKTYRLRIASLTALSALSFEIEGHNMTVVEADGHNVEPFVVKNLFLYSGETYSVLVKADQDPSRNYWITTNVVSRNATTPPGLGIFNYYPNHPRRSPPSVPPAGPAWNNVRARLDQSLAIKARQGFIHTPPATSDRVIVLLNTQNTVNGVVRWSVNNVSFNHPHTPYLIALKENLTDTFDQTPPPDGYDFVNYDIYKVQNNTNGTTSNGIYRLKFNTTVDIILQNANTRNPNNSETHPWHLHGHDFWVLGHGEGKFDMFNDPKKYNLVNPIMKNTVPVHLYGWTALRFKADNPGAWAFHCHIESHFYMGMGVVFESGIDKVGKLPSSIMGCGETRGVRP